In Argopecten irradians isolate NY chromosome 11, Ai_NY, whole genome shotgun sequence, one DNA window encodes the following:
- the LOC138335715 gene encoding uncharacterized protein KIAA1958-like, with translation MVLYPQSRGQRILDYEVTPNHSTWIKVMSFLDARTTLNAWRAASHGSQRTTCLQHGLQILDNQDEESLEKLVTDRDNANTQQDVKTAVNILKDYVREKSLGTIDDMECGTSENINGLLRRFYAELKKVDGSHYTKKSMITIRYGLQKHFMKKRDEDIINGEQFKKANEMFKSVLVRLKKAGLGDTKHKIPIDSKDMEKMYQSDIFSTNTAEGLQKRTLFEYLYYFCNRGRENLRDIKKSDFQISIDAEGRRYVTVNSRQTKNHRGDDLRDKDKEGRMYDQPGNPNAQGLQ, from the exons ATGGTACTCTATCCTCAATCCAGAGGGCAGAGGATCCTAGACTACGAGGTCACTCCCAACCATTCAACATGGATTAAAGTCATGAGTTTTCTTGATGCCAGAACAACACTGAATGCCTGGCGCGCAGCATCTCATGGCAGTCA ACGGACAACTTGTTTACAACATGGCCTCCAGATTCTCGACAACCAAGACGAGGAATCTCTCGAAAAATTGGTGACCGACAGGGACAACGCAAATACACAGCAAGACGTTAAAACAGCAGTTAATATTTTAAAGGACTACGTAAGAGAAAAATCCCTGGGCACTATCGATGATATGGAATGTGGaacaagtgaaaatatcaacGGGTTATTGCGTAGGTTTTATGCCGAGTTGAAAAAAGTTGATGGTTCTCACTATACCAAGAAATCGATGATTACCATCAGATACGGTTTACAGAAGCATTTTATGAAGAAACGAGATGAGGACATAATAAACGGCGAGCAATTTAAGAAAGCCAACGAAATGTTTAAGTCTGTCTTGGTGCGGTTAAAAAAGGCAGGATTGGGCgatacaaaacacaaaatccCAATAGATTCGAAGGACATGGAGAAGATGTATCAGAGTGACATTTTTTCTACCAATACTGCGGAGGGATTACAGAAAAGGACACTGTTCGAGTATCtttattatttctgtaataggGGCAGAGAAAACTTGAGAGACATTAAGAAAAGCGATTTTCAGATCAGTATTGATGCTGAAGGGAGAAGATATGTGACTGTCAACAGTCGTCAAACAAAAAATCATCGTGGCGACGACCTGAGAGATAAGGATAAAGAGGGACGAATGTATGATCAACCAG GAAACCCAAATGCCCAGGGATTACAGTAG